Within Triticum dicoccoides isolate Atlit2015 ecotype Zavitan chromosome 1B, WEW_v2.0, whole genome shotgun sequence, the genomic segment TTCCGCCACATCAGCTCTGACACGCGGGCCCCGCATGTCATAAACAGGTTTAAAATCATAAAAATGGTCATCAACTCaacttggtagttttttgtcacaaAATTAGTGCTAATATGGAGTTTTTGGTCACTTTTCAAAATATGGTAGTTTCGTGGGACGGTTACGTGAAATGTGATAGTTTTTTGTCAATTACTCCCGTTCCCGCGTGCATGCGTTCTTCCGTTGTACGCTAGCTGAGCGGGACAGCAGCCGGCGTCGGCGTGGAGGAGCCTGTGCGGTACTAGCCGGCGTTGAGGGAATCTGGTGTGCGGCGGCCAGCGCCGCAGCCACCGCCAGTGAACGTGCCTGCATATGCACCGGGGATCGAATATTCCCTGCCATCCTATTCCTATTCCTATGTGTGTGTGTGGAAGTGGAACGCCGCGTGTGATGCCGAGGACAGACGCGCCAGATATTTCACTCGCAATTTCATGGCAGGTCCCTCAACAACATTTTCATTTACAAGAAATGAACAACAAACTTGCTGTTCAGACGCGTTGTATGTATTCTCTGTTCATTCTTGGCTGCCGTTTTGGTCGTCAAAGGGCTTCTAGATGGTGGGGCAGACGCACAGGAAACAGTCCGGCGGCGCACCACCGTACAGTATAGCGGCGGGCTTCAGCATAAAAGTCAGAGTGTAGAAGTACCAACGGTGGAGAGGAGACCCAACTGACCAGCTCTGTTCAGGTGCACCCGCTGACTTCGACCACTTCCGTTCGTACGCGGGGAGATGATCTGTTTCATACGACTCGCGACCCAGTGCGACTTTGACGAGTACGTAAATTGCTTGCTCCCCTCCCCTCAAGCTACCACCTTCCGAGAATCATCGTGCCATTAGATAGAAATCCGAGACATTTGACagaggattttttatttttttgcgaaaGACAGAGGATTATTAAGCAGAGGCAGAGCGCAAAGCTTGGTCTTGTCAAGGCATAATGGACCGCGTGTTCGCACTCACCGTCCAACCCCATCCATCGCCACAGGAGTcgccccacgccgccgccagcGCGTGCTCCAGAACCCAAACAGCTTGCTTCCCACGCCTTTTCCTTTTTCGCGCACGCCAAACACCTTCCGTTCCATGTTCTAAACTTGCAATCTCCCCAACTTTTCCTCTCCACATCAACCTATATATATACGCTCACCCGCCACAAAAAGGAACTCATCGCCACAAGCAAAAAATCCCAATTGCCACCAGCAGAGGAAAGAAAACAAGACGACCATGTCTATGAGCAAGCAATGGACGCGGGTGCGGACGCTCGGCCGCGGCGCGTCGGGGGCAGAGGTGTTCCTCGCGGCGGACGACGCTTCGGGCGAGCTCTTCGCGATCAAGTCCGCCGTCGGGGCGGCGTGCGCGGCGGCGCTCAGGAGGGAGCAGATGGTGATGGCCGGCCTGAGCTCCCCGCGCGTCGTATCCTGCATCGGCGGCCGCGGCGCCCGCGACGGCTCCTATCAGCTCTTCCTCGAGTTCGCCCCCGGCGGCTCGCTGGCGGACCAGGTGGCGAGCAACGGGGGCCTCGACGAGCGCGCCGTCCGCGGCTACGCGGCCGATGTGGCGGCCGCGCTTGCGTATCTCCACGGCGCTGGGATGGTGCACGGGGACGTCAAGGCGAGGAACGTGGTGATCGGCGCCGACGGCCGCGCCAAGCTCGCGGATTTCGGGTGCTCGAGGAAGGCGGGCGCTGATGTGCCGATCATCGGCGGCACGCCGGCGTTCATGGCGCCGGAGGTGGCGCGCGGCGAGGAGCAGGGCCCCAGGGCCGACGTCTGGGCGCTCGGCTGCATAGTTGTTGAGATGGCCACCGGCCGCGTCCCGTGGAGCGGCATGGACGGCGACGCGCTCGCGGCGCTGCACCGGATCGGGTACACGGAGGCCGTTCCTGAGGTCCCCCATTGGCTGTCCGCGGAGGCCCAGGACTTCTTGGCCAGGTGTCTTGTCAGGCAGGCCAGCGGCCGGTGCACGGCGGCGCAGCTGCTGGAGCATCCGTTCTTGGCCGCCGCCGTCATCGACGCGAACCCAGAAGCCGTGAAGAGCAAGTGGGTGTCGCCCAAGAGCACGCTCGACGCTGCATTCTGGGAGTCGGAGTCCGACACCGACGAGCCGTCGCACGGCGCGGCCGAGAGCAGGATCAGAGCATTGGCCTGCCCTGCGTCGGCGCTCCCGGACTGGGACTCGGACGAGGGCTGGATCGATGTGCTCTCCGGGCCAACAGAAGCGCCTGTCGCCGCGCCGGCCAAGGTGACGACTGGCACCACCGTGGAGGACGTTATCACCAGTGACGCAGAGTCCGGCGCTCTCGACATTACCGTGGACGTGGAGCACAGCAGCGTGCTCAACGCAGGACAAGAGGCGCACGATGATGAGGATGAATCAGTAGTAGGGCACACTAGGCACCAGCCCTCGGAGATTCTAGATTCTCACCAGGTAGTGTCATGTAAATTGTTACTGTTATGTAGCAACAGAATCAGTAATGCAATCGAATTTGTTCATCATGCCAAAGCACTCTGCTTCGCTAGCGCTACTCCTCTGTTTCTCTGCTCATACTCGTGCTCCCCGTTGCGACACGATTGATCGGCAAATTCCTAGAAAAATTAGGTTGCAACTAGCACGTCGCGTGGCTGTGAGTCTGTGACTTCGATGGACTGAAATCCAGCATGAATTCACAAGCTTGCCTGCGGAAAGGATGGAGTCGACGCGGAAAGCGCAGCGTCACAGCCGGCGGACGTACTGGACTAGAAAGAATCCTCGACGGAAAGTAGTGCTGCACGGTCAAGAACCACTTGCTGGGCTATACATGGGTCCGGCAGAGGCGACGGCCGACGAGGGAATGCGAGACCTTTTTCGACACAAGCGAGCGTCGCGTCCAGAGATTACTTCGCCAGGTGGAGATCCATCCAGCGCCCTCCTCCGCTGTCTTCTCGCCGCTGCCCGACGCGCTCGCCGACTCCTCGTCGTCGTGCACTTCTAGATC encodes:
- the LOC119349293 gene encoding mitogen-activated protein kinase kinase kinase 18-like; this translates as MSMSKQWTRVRTLGRGASGAEVFLAADDASGELFAIKSAVGAACAAALRREQMVMAGLSSPRVVSCIGGRGARDGSYQLFLEFAPGGSLADQVASNGGLDERAVRGYAADVAAALAYLHGAGMVHGDVKARNVVIGADGRAKLADFGCSRKAGADVPIIGGTPAFMAPEVARGEEQGPRADVWALGCIVVEMATGRVPWSGMDGDALAALHRIGYTEAVPEVPHWLSAEAQDFLARCLVRQASGRCTAAQLLEHPFLAAAVIDANPEAVKSKWVSPKSTLDAAFWESESDTDEPSHGAAESRIRALACPASALPDWDSDEGWIDVLSGPTEAPVAAPAKVTTGTTVEDVITSDAESGALDITVDVEHSSVLNAGQEAHDDEDESVVGHTRHQPSEILDSHQVVSCKLLLLCSNRISNAIEFVHHAKALCFASATPLFLCSYSCSPLRHD